Proteins encoded by one window of Gemmatimonadaceae bacterium:
- a CDS encoding acyl-CoA dehydrogenase, which produces MDDHLYFNEQHRAVREMVGAFARDEVAPIAARHDESQAFPWATVKGMADLGLLGIPWPEELGGTGFDTLAYTIAIHEMAKVCASHAITISAHTTLGTSPIVHFGSAEQKARYVPLLASGKVIGGFGLTEPGAGSDAGGTRTTAVRKGDRYVLNGTKRFITHGGVGEIFLVTAVTDATRGTKGISAFILTKETCDLDAARRFGIGHSDELPAMKGFRSGKKEDKLGWRASDTRELIFEDVEVPVENRLGEEGQGFVNFMQTLDAGRVGVAALSLGLAEGALNEALKYSTERRQFGQAIAQFQGVSFQLADMATEVEAGKHLVYHAAWLAQHGKPYRKEASMAKLFCSELAMRATTKAVQIHGGYGYTKDYPVERMMRDAKVCEIGEGTSEIQRVVISRQMLRDHGA; this is translated from the coding sequence ATGGACGACCATCTGTACTTCAATGAGCAGCATCGTGCCGTTCGTGAGATGGTGGGCGCCTTTGCCCGCGACGAGGTCGCGCCGATCGCGGCGCGGCATGACGAATCGCAGGCGTTTCCGTGGGCTACGGTGAAGGGCATGGCCGACCTGGGTCTCCTCGGCATTCCCTGGCCGGAGGAACTGGGCGGCACGGGCTTCGATACGCTCGCGTATACCATCGCCATCCACGAGATGGCGAAGGTGTGCGCGTCGCACGCGATCACCATTTCGGCCCATACGACCCTGGGGACTTCGCCCATCGTGCATTTTGGGTCGGCCGAGCAGAAGGCGCGGTACGTGCCGTTGCTTGCGTCGGGGAAGGTCATCGGCGGCTTCGGCCTCACGGAGCCGGGGGCCGGCAGCGACGCCGGTGGCACGCGCACGACCGCGGTGCGCAAGGGCGATCGCTACGTGCTGAACGGCACCAAGCGGTTCATCACGCACGGCGGCGTGGGCGAGATCTTTCTCGTCACCGCCGTGACTGACGCGACGCGCGGCACCAAGGGCATCAGCGCGTTCATCCTGACCAAGGAGACGTGCGACCTCGACGCCGCGCGTCGCTTCGGCATCGGGCACAGTGACGAATTGCCGGCGATGAAGGGTTTCCGGTCGGGCAAGAAGGAGGACAAGCTCGGCTGGCGCGCGTCGGATACCCGCGAGCTGATCTTCGAGGACGTCGAGGTGCCGGTCGAGAACCGGCTCGGCGAGGAAGGGCAGGGGTTCGTCAACTTCATGCAGACGCTCGACGCCGGGCGCGTGGGGGTGGCGGCGCTCTCGCTGGGCCTCGCGGAAGGGGCGCTCAACGAAGCGCTCAAGTACAGCACCGAGCGCCGTCAGTTCGGGCAGGCCATCGCGCAGTTCCAGGGCGTGTCGTTCCAGCTGGCCGACATGGCCACCGAGGTCGAGGCGGGGAAGCACCTCGTGTACCACGCGGCCTGGCTGGCGCAGCACGGCAAGCCGTATCGCAAGGAAGCGAGCATGGCCAAGCTCTTCTGCTCGGAACTCGCCATGCGCGCCACGACCAAGGCTGTGCAGATCCACGGCGGATACGGCTACACCAAGGACTATCCGGTGGAACGGATGATGCGCGACGCCAAGGTCTGCGAAATCGGCGAGGGGACCAGCGAAATCCAGCGGGTCGTCATCTCGCGGCAGATGTTGCGGGATCACGGCGCCTAG
- the rpmA gene encoding 50S ribosomal protein L27: protein MAHKKGVGSSRNGRDSNPKFRGIKKYGGEQVVAGNIILRQCGTKWHPGNNVGLGTDYTIFALIDGVVKFEHKSKSRYKVSVYPAA from the coding sequence ATGGCTCATAAGAAAGGCGTCGGCTCCTCCCGCAACGGCCGCGATTCGAATCCGAAGTTCCGCGGCATCAAGAAGTACGGCGGTGAGCAGGTCGTGGCGGGGAACATCATTCTCCGTCAGTGCGGCACCAAGTGGCATCCCGGCAACAACGTCGGGCTGGGCACGGACTACACCATCTTCGCCCTCATCGACGGCGTGGTGAAGTTCGAGCACAAGAGCAAGAGCCGCTACAAGGTGTCGGTCTATCCGGCGGCATAA
- a CDS encoding RNA polymerase sigma factor, which yields MSESSRETDAHLDVELIARWQRGDQRAASEIVTRHAQSLARYAAAQGVRDGLEELVQDTFVRAFGAIDTFRSDSSLRTWLFTILKRLVLDRQRAERRQRNQVELDEGHAVQEYDALDGMVADETHARVRQAVARLSGLQREVFTLRVTEGLPYTEIAKLVGSTEGACRVHYHNAMRAVKEYLSDD from the coding sequence ATGAGCGAATCGAGCCGCGAGACAGACGCCCATCTGGATGTGGAGTTGATCGCCCGGTGGCAACGGGGCGATCAGCGGGCGGCGAGCGAGATCGTGACCCGGCACGCGCAGTCGCTCGCCCGGTACGCCGCGGCGCAGGGCGTGCGGGATGGGCTGGAGGAACTGGTGCAGGACACGTTTGTGCGGGCGTTCGGCGCCATCGACACGTTCCGGTCTGACAGTTCATTGCGCACCTGGCTCTTCACCATCCTCAAGCGCCTCGTGCTTGACCGGCAACGGGCCGAGCGCCGACAGCGGAACCAGGTGGAGCTTGACGAAGGGCATGCAGTGCAGGAGTACGACGCGCTCGACGGGATGGTGGCGGACGAAACGCACGCGCGCGTACGGCAGGCGGTGGCGCGGCTCTCCGGACTGCAGCGGGAGGTGTTCACGCTGCGCGTGACGGAAGGGCTGCCATACACGGAGATCGCGAAGCTGGTGGGAAGCACGGAAGGCGCGTGCCGGGTGCATTACCACAATGCGATGCGCGCGGTGAAGGAGTACTTGAGCGATGACTGA
- a CDS encoding c-type cytochrome produces MLGGMVTLVPAAPAPRPEVDTAVFVVPADSLIPGDALGVAIRRGRAIATATRDSMHLGRASALRCVSCHLDAGTKRGALPWVGAYAKYPRVDVRGGVLTVHERINLCLRRNLRAPTLRPDDPQMEALVAYIAFLSRGVRLGGHVEGQGDDTVTVMTGNSADGGKVWRAQCAACHGVYGQGTAKGGPVWGRRSFTIASDLANWQTFAGFLRGHMSDGGRRSGLTDQEVANVTSFVLRQARAR; encoded by the coding sequence GTGCTCGGCGGCATGGTGACCCTCGTTCCGGCCGCGCCGGCGCCGCGTCCGGAGGTGGACACGGCCGTGTTCGTCGTGCCGGCCGACTCGCTGATTCCTGGCGATGCCCTTGGTGTCGCCATCCGGCGCGGACGGGCCATCGCGACGGCGACCCGGGACTCGATGCACCTGGGGCGTGCGAGCGCGCTGCGGTGCGTGAGCTGCCATCTGGACGCCGGAACGAAACGCGGGGCGCTCCCGTGGGTGGGGGCCTACGCCAAGTATCCGCGGGTCGATGTCCGCGGGGGCGTGCTGACGGTCCATGAACGCATCAACCTCTGCCTGCGCCGCAACCTCAGGGCTCCCACGCTGCGGCCCGACGATCCGCAGATGGAGGCGCTGGTGGCGTACATCGCCTTCCTCTCCCGCGGCGTCCGCCTCGGCGGGCACGTCGAGGGACAGGGCGATGACACGGTGACGGTAATGACGGGGAACTCGGCGGACGGAGGCAAGGTTTGGAGGGCCCAGTGCGCCGCCTGCCATGGCGTGTACGGCCAGGGGACGGCCAAGGGTGGCCCCGTCTGGGGCCGGCGCAGCTTCACGATCGCGTCGGATCTGGCGAACTGGCAGACCTTCGCGGGCTTCTTGCGGGGGCATATGTCCGACGGCGGGAGGCGGAGCGGGTTGACCGACCAGGAAGTGGCCAATGTGACCAGTTTTGTGCTGCGGCAGGCCAGGGCCCGGTAA
- a CDS encoding glycerophosphodiester phosphodiesterase: MIEIIAHRGASREHHENTIPAFQRALDLGANAVELDVHCAADGTVVVHHDPVPRGTPADPALADRLIATLTTAELASFRFSDGGTIPTLEEIAQLLRARATLYCELKGAGTAEPSLKVLRRYGGPCAVHAFDHRMVAAAAAYAPEIPRGVLEVSRHVDPAAAPASVGARDLWQLAEFVDEALVRAVHAAGGRVIAWTANAPEAIERLASWGVDGLCTDDVALVRRVLGR, translated from the coding sequence ATGATTGAGATCATCGCGCACCGTGGTGCGTCCCGCGAGCACCACGAGAATACCATCCCCGCCTTTCAGCGTGCGCTCGACCTCGGGGCGAACGCGGTGGAGTTGGACGTGCACTGCGCGGCCGATGGCACCGTGGTGGTCCACCATGACCCGGTCCCGCGCGGCACGCCCGCCGACCCCGCGCTGGCCGACCGGCTCATTGCCACATTGACGACCGCCGAACTGGCCTCGTTTCGGTTCTCCGACGGGGGGACGATTCCGACACTCGAGGAGATCGCGCAATTGCTGCGCGCTCGCGCCACGCTGTACTGCGAGCTGAAGGGCGCCGGCACCGCGGAGCCGTCCCTGAAGGTGCTCCGGCGCTACGGCGGCCCCTGTGCCGTGCACGCCTTCGATCACCGCATGGTCGCCGCGGCCGCCGCCTACGCTCCGGAGATTCCGCGCGGTGTGCTCGAAGTGAGCCGGCACGTCGATCCGGCCGCGGCGCCCGCCAGCGTCGGCGCCCGCGACCTCTGGCAATTGGCCGAATTCGTGGATGAGGCCCTCGTACGCGCCGTCCACGCCGCGGGGGGGCGCGTCATCGCCTGGACGGCCAATGCGCCAGAGGCCATCGAACGCCTCGCAAGCTGGGGCGTCGATGGCCTCTGCACAGACGACGTAGCGCTCGTGCGCCGCGTCCTCGGCCGCTAG
- the rplU gene encoding 50S ribosomal protein L21, whose protein sequence is MSYAIIRTGGKQYRVEPGKSLRIPSLPGDVGTHVEFTEVLLGSDGSTVRAGVPTLSGAKVTADITKQGRGDKIVVFKFRRRKNYARKQGHRQGFTEIKVRDITLG, encoded by the coding sequence ATGTCCTACGCCATCATTCGCACCGGCGGCAAGCAGTATCGTGTTGAGCCGGGCAAGTCGCTGCGCATTCCGTCGCTTCCGGGCGATGTGGGTACGCACGTTGAGTTCACCGAAGTGCTGCTCGGTTCCGACGGCTCCACCGTTCGCGCTGGCGTTCCGACGCTGAGCGGGGCCAAGGTGACGGCCGACATCACCAAGCAGGGCCGCGGCGACAAGATCGTCGTCTTCAAGTTCCGCCGCCGCAAGAACTACGCGCGCAAGCAGGGTCACCGGCAGGGCTTCACCGAAATCAAGGTCCGCGACATCACCCTCGGGTGA
- the hemG gene encoding protoporphyrinogen oxidase: MRPHVVVIGGGITGLSAAWTVARLGAGLPDGADVTLLERDAEPGGKARTHRDGDWLAEGGPGGFLSGRPAIERIIEDAGLAGEVITADAAAARRFVYFNGALRRVVATPVGLVRAGLLDVRGAARLCGEPFIATRRSGPEETVWEFAARRIGAQAADRLVAPMTLGIYAGDARQLSLPSAFPRMAALEAEHGSLVRGLIAKRGRMATGTLTTLRRGLQTLPHTLAARGRFTTRTGAPALAISRDHAGWRVPIAGDEALRADALIVATEAWAAAPLLSAVAPEASAALNSIYCPPVTVVTLGFPHHAAGGVPLGFGVLITRGEGLRALGNLWDSHFFPSRSPSGHLLLRAMLGGAVDPAAGALDDDAAIALVREEMRRMYGTEAAPAFAHVTRWARAIPQYTLGHATRVRTIRDAIAVHGGLYVAGSALDGVAFADAAASGVTAAEAAVERLRAISG, translated from the coding sequence ATGCGCCCGCACGTCGTCGTAATCGGCGGCGGCATCACGGGGCTGTCCGCCGCGTGGACGGTCGCGCGCCTTGGCGCCGGCCTGCCGGACGGCGCGGACGTCACCCTGCTCGAGCGCGACGCCGAGCCCGGCGGCAAGGCCCGCACCCATCGCGACGGCGACTGGCTCGCCGAGGGTGGCCCTGGCGGGTTTCTGTCCGGCCGTCCCGCCATCGAACGGATCATTGAAGACGCCGGACTGGCCGGCGAGGTGATCACCGCCGATGCCGCGGCCGCACGACGCTTCGTCTACTTCAACGGGGCGCTGCGGCGCGTCGTGGCGACTCCCGTGGGACTCGTGCGGGCGGGGCTGCTCGACGTGCGTGGGGCCGCGCGCCTGTGCGGCGAACCGTTCATCGCCACCCGGCGATCAGGGCCCGAGGAAACCGTGTGGGAGTTCGCGGCGCGCCGCATCGGCGCGCAGGCGGCCGACCGGTTGGTGGCGCCCATGACGCTCGGCATCTACGCGGGCGACGCACGGCAGCTCTCGCTTCCGTCGGCCTTTCCGCGAATGGCCGCGCTCGAAGCGGAGCATGGCTCGCTGGTGCGAGGGCTGATCGCCAAGCGCGGCCGGATGGCCACGGGAACGTTGACGACCCTGCGACGCGGCCTGCAGACGCTTCCCCACACGCTCGCCGCGCGCGGCCGGTTCACCACCCGCACGGGAGCGCCGGCACTGGCGATTTCGCGCGATCACGCCGGCTGGCGCGTCCCCATCGCGGGCGACGAGGCGTTGCGCGCCGATGCCCTGATCGTGGCGACCGAAGCCTGGGCCGCCGCGCCGCTCCTCTCGGCGGTCGCGCCCGAAGCGTCGGCGGCGCTGAACAGCATCTACTGCCCGCCGGTCACCGTGGTCACGCTCGGCTTTCCCCACCACGCGGCCGGAGGGGTTCCACTGGGCTTTGGCGTCCTCATCACGCGCGGCGAAGGCCTGCGCGCGCTCGGCAATCTCTGGGACTCGCACTTCTTCCCCTCCCGCAGCCCGTCTGGCCACCTGTTGCTGCGCGCGATGCTCGGCGGCGCGGTGGATCCCGCGGCCGGTGCCCTCGATGATGACGCAGCCATCGCGCTCGTGCGCGAGGAGATGCGGCGCATGTACGGCACGGAGGCGGCGCCGGCATTTGCGCACGTCACGCGATGGGCGCGCGCCATTCCGCAATACACGCTCGGTCACGCGACGCGCGTTCGAACCATTCGCGATGCGATCGCGGTGCACGGCGGCCTGTATGTCGCCGGCTCCGCGCTCGACGGCGTGGCCTTCGCGGATGCCGCGGCGAGCGGCGTGACCGCCGCCGAAGCCGCGGTGGAACGCCTGCGCGCCATCAGCGGCTGA
- a CDS encoding Rne/Rng family ribonuclease — MKREILISATQREVRVAILEDDQLVELQVDRPEARRMVGDIYWGKVEAVLPGLQAAFVDIGTDKSAFLHNSDLAYDEDDDEDADDEPEEPADVDQPDSVEAAADDAPAAPSKPRGRRRRKEPPQIQDALKKGQEIIVQVSKEPISTKGPRVTAQVSLAGRFLVYMPFASRVGVSRKIGDRAERQRLRGQVESVMPKNSGGVIVRTVGEDVTQETFKRELDTLIGQWNRINKKTRFVGKPPKLLHRETSLTRGIIRDLFSTKVDRLTVDSRQLHNEIIEYLNGIAPELVDRVQLYEDKKGLFDHSGVESEIRDLFKRRCDLPSGGYLIIEPTEALVSIDVNSGRYTGKKDPEKTILKTNIEAAREVARQMRLRDVGGIIVADFIDMESKQNRDKVLQELRTHLGRDRARTKAFAVSDLGLIEMTRQRVRQSHLQSMTEPCDVCHGTGRVFTAETIVRRMERSVRRMAAEGRRDHLLVRLHPDTAMYVLEQESDLMKKLEKGLGFSVEMRDDPLLRPDEFKLVVKGAGRDVTQQYAVA; from the coding sequence ATGAAAAGAGAAATCCTCATCTCGGCAACGCAGCGGGAAGTGCGCGTTGCCATCCTCGAGGACGACCAGCTCGTTGAGCTGCAGGTAGACCGTCCGGAGGCACGCCGGATGGTGGGCGACATCTACTGGGGCAAGGTGGAAGCGGTGCTGCCTGGGTTGCAGGCGGCATTCGTGGACATCGGCACGGACAAGAGCGCCTTCCTGCACAACTCCGACCTCGCGTACGACGAAGACGACGACGAGGATGCGGACGACGAGCCCGAGGAGCCGGCGGACGTCGACCAGCCCGACAGCGTCGAGGCGGCGGCTGACGATGCGCCGGCCGCGCCGTCCAAGCCGCGTGGCCGCCGCCGTCGCAAGGAACCCCCGCAGATCCAGGACGCCCTGAAGAAGGGGCAGGAGATCATCGTCCAGGTCTCCAAGGAGCCCATCTCGACCAAGGGGCCGCGCGTGACCGCGCAGGTCTCGCTGGCCGGGCGCTTCCTGGTCTACATGCCCTTCGCCTCACGTGTCGGCGTCTCGCGCAAGATCGGCGACCGGGCCGAGCGCCAGCGCCTGCGCGGGCAGGTGGAGAGCGTGATGCCCAAGAACTCGGGCGGCGTGATCGTGCGCACCGTGGGCGAGGACGTCACGCAGGAGACGTTCAAGCGCGAGCTCGACACCCTCATCGGGCAGTGGAACCGCATCAACAAGAAGACGCGGTTCGTGGGCAAGCCGCCCAAGCTGCTGCACCGGGAGACGTCGCTCACCCGCGGCATCATCCGCGACCTGTTCTCCACCAAGGTGGACCGCCTCACGGTCGATTCGCGGCAGCTGCACAACGAGATCATCGAGTACCTGAACGGCATCGCCCCCGAACTCGTGGATCGCGTCCAGCTCTACGAGGACAAGAAGGGGCTGTTCGACCATTCCGGTGTCGAGAGCGAGATCCGCGACCTCTTCAAGCGGCGCTGCGACCTCCCGTCGGGCGGCTATCTCATCATTGAACCCACCGAGGCGCTGGTCAGCATCGACGTCAACTCGGGGCGGTACACCGGGAAGAAGGATCCGGAAAAGACGATTCTCAAGACGAACATCGAGGCCGCGCGCGAGGTGGCGCGGCAGATGCGCCTGCGCGACGTGGGCGGCATCATCGTCGCCGATTTCATCGACATGGAGTCGAAGCAGAATCGCGACAAGGTGCTGCAGGAACTGCGCACGCATCTCGGCCGCGACCGGGCGCGCACCAAGGCGTTCGCCGTCAGCGACCTGGGGCTCATCGAGATGACGCGGCAACGCGTGCGCCAGAGCCATCTGCAGTCCATGACGGAGCCGTGCGACGTCTGCCACGGCACCGGGCGTGTCTTCACGGCGGAGACCATCGTGCGCCGCATGGAACGCTCGGTGCGCCGCATGGCGGCCGAAGGGCGCCGCGACCACCTGCTGGTGCGGCTGCATCCGGACACGGCGATGTATGTGCTCGAGCAGGAGTCCGACCTGATGAAGAAGCTCGAGAAGGGACTCGGCTTCTCGGTCGAGATGCGCGACGATCCGCTGCTGCGTCCCGACGAGTTCAAGCTGGTGGTGAAGGGGGCGGGGCGGGATGTGACGCAGCAGTACGCGGTGGCGTGA
- a CDS encoding Spy/CpxP family protein refolding chaperone — translation MKQVVRVALALGLVTGAALAQNPPAAQPKPAPAPAGNAAAAQPEARRQMMAGQMDRAQLEQQIRNRIANQLRNQLQLTDDQFAKLQATNRKFEERRRLLVEQERDARMGMRDLLIAGDTMNQAKVSTALDRMLQIQRQRFELVEQEQKEMAGYLTPMQRARFLGMQEQMRRRMDEVRAQAVRRGMAGPGAGALRPGMGEGMGPGMGPGIGPGAGRAGAGIPQGQRLPRQGVRPPNAQQPPVPPEDNIPW, via the coding sequence ATGAAGCAGGTCGTTCGCGTAGCACTCGCGCTGGGACTCGTCACCGGCGCGGCGCTGGCCCAGAATCCGCCGGCGGCACAGCCGAAACCCGCGCCGGCGCCGGCGGGCAATGCGGCGGCGGCCCAGCCGGAGGCGCGCCGGCAGATGATGGCCGGCCAGATGGATCGTGCCCAGCTGGAGCAGCAGATCCGCAACCGTATCGCCAATCAGTTGAGAAACCAGCTGCAGCTGACCGATGACCAGTTTGCGAAGCTGCAGGCGACGAACCGGAAGTTCGAGGAACGGCGACGCTTGCTCGTGGAGCAGGAGCGTGACGCGCGGATGGGGATGCGCGACCTCCTGATTGCGGGCGATACGATGAACCAGGCCAAGGTTTCGACCGCGCTTGACCGGATGCTGCAGATCCAGCGGCAGCGGTTCGAACTGGTGGAGCAGGAACAGAAGGAGATGGCGGGCTACCTCACGCCCATGCAGCGGGCGCGTTTCCTTGGCATGCAGGAACAGATGCGCCGCCGGATGGATGAAGTCCGCGCCCAGGCAGTCCGCCGTGGGATGGCGGGCCCGGGCGCCGGCGCCCTGCGTCCCGGAATGGGCGAGGGCATGGGGCCGGGGATGGGTCCTGGCATCGGACCCGGCGCCGGTCGGGCGGGGGCCGGCATCCCTCAGGGGCAGCGCCTCCCGCGCCAGGGCGTCCGTCCACCCAATGCGCAGCAGCCACCGGTGCCGCCTGAGGACAACATCCCTTGGTGA
- a CDS encoding cation diffusion facilitator family transporter: protein MENAFDRGVRSAQLGMITNAVLALVKLMAGVLGNSYALVADAVESSADIFSSLIVWGGLRIASRDPDDDYPFGYGKAETVATATVSLMLVGAAAGIAVEALREIRTPHHAPAPWTLIVLVAVVVTKALLARRVGHVGSAVGSSAVKADAWHHLSDAITSAAAFIGISIAVWKGAGWESADDWAALVAACVISYNGLSMLRTSLRDLMDHHPGEEIVLPVRRVAEAVPGVAAIEKLLVRRSGISFHVEIHVQADPAMSLVAAHALGGIVKSTIREAQPRVRGVLVHMEPYDHKQTGDGRRETGDR from the coding sequence ATGGAGAACGCCTTCGACCGCGGGGTCCGCTCCGCCCAGCTCGGCATGATCACCAACGCCGTGCTGGCGCTGGTGAAGCTGATGGCCGGCGTTCTCGGCAACTCGTACGCGCTCGTCGCCGACGCCGTGGAGTCGTCGGCCGACATCTTCTCGTCGCTCATCGTGTGGGGCGGACTGCGCATCGCGAGCCGCGATCCCGATGACGACTACCCGTTCGGGTACGGAAAGGCCGAGACCGTGGCCACCGCCACGGTGTCGCTCATGCTGGTGGGCGCGGCCGCGGGCATTGCCGTCGAGGCGCTCCGCGAGATCCGCACGCCGCATCACGCGCCGGCCCCCTGGACGCTCATCGTGCTCGTCGCGGTCGTCGTGACGAAGGCGCTGCTCGCCCGCCGCGTGGGACATGTGGGAAGCGCGGTCGGGAGCTCGGCCGTCAAGGCCGACGCCTGGCACCACCTCTCGGACGCCATCACCAGCGCCGCCGCATTCATCGGCATCTCCATCGCCGTGTGGAAGGGCGCCGGATGGGAGTCGGCGGACGACTGGGCCGCGCTGGTGGCCGCGTGCGTGATCTCGTACAACGGGCTTTCCATGCTGCGCACGTCGCTCCGCGACCTGATGGACCATCATCCCGGCGAGGAGATCGTCCTGCCGGTGCGGCGGGTGGCGGAAGCCGTGCCCGGCGTCGCCGCCATCGAGAAGCTGCTGGTCCGCCGCTCCGGGATCTCGTTTCACGTCGAGATCCACGTGCAGGCCGACCCCGCAATGTCACTCGTCGCCGCGCACGCGCTGGGCGGGATCGTCAAGAGCACCATTCGTGAGGCACAGCCCCGAGTGCGCGGAGTGCTCGTGCATATGGAGCCGTATGATCACAAGCAGACGGGAGACGGAAGACGAGAGACGGGAGACAGATGA
- a CDS encoding zf-HC2 domain-containing protein, with the protein MTDCHDELMRDLLPDYALGALAAEDATRVGSHLAVCASCRAELALLAQVRAGLALAAPRIDVAAIVSALPAPPTAAPRALGIVRAPLRRHLWQYATAAGLLLVAGGGLFWRSSVTETGVRVADSSYVRLATPSESTVSPAAGAAGDGITFGGGLSDLTLEELQTLLGQMDSVRSLPSTDPESVTPVIAMNEGGKTL; encoded by the coding sequence ATGACTGACTGCCATGATGAACTGATGCGCGACCTGCTCCCCGACTACGCCTTGGGCGCGCTCGCGGCGGAAGATGCCACCCGGGTGGGGTCGCACCTCGCGGTTTGTGCGTCGTGCCGCGCCGAATTGGCGTTGCTTGCCCAGGTGCGGGCGGGGCTCGCGCTCGCGGCGCCCCGCATCGACGTCGCCGCCATCGTCAGCGCGCTGCCGGCACCGCCAACGGCCGCGCCCAGGGCCCTGGGCATCGTGCGCGCGCCGCTCCGTCGGCACCTCTGGCAGTACGCGACGGCGGCCGGGCTGCTCCTGGTGGCCGGCGGCGGCCTCTTCTGGCGAAGCAGCGTGACGGAGACGGGCGTGCGCGTGGCGGACTCGTCGTACGTGCGGCTCGCGACCCCGTCGGAGTCCACGGTGTCGCCGGCGGCGGGAGCAGCGGGAGATGGCATCACGTTCGGCGGCGGATTGTCGGACCTGACGCTCGAGGAGTTGCAGACGTTGTTGGGGCAGATGGATTCCGTCCGGAGCCTGCCCAGTACTGATCCTGAGTCGGTGACGCCAGTCATCGCGATGAATGAAGGAGGAAAGACGCTATGA